A single window of Micrococcaceae bacterium Sec5.1 DNA harbors:
- a CDS encoding class I SAM-dependent methyltransferase, with the protein MSHAPQEQIAPLLTTEGWELLASLGPYREADAFSVNADLRKAGHSPELVAAVLTQSRLRTRAEAKFGEFARQMLFTQAGLEQATRLNVAARHAERFAKAGISHVADLGCGLGADSMALASMDIAVTAVEMDETTAACATINLMPFPHATVVHSDATSVDLDGIDGVWLDPARRTTSTSGTKRIWDPEAFSPPLSFVEGLAAAGRAVGVKMGPGMPHDSVPANCEAQWVSVGGDVTEVTLWFNAVARPGVRRAALVIGSQGAAELTSGEDFDGGPAAAVGPVEGFLYEPDGAVIRAGLVADVAERLGGHLVDEHIAYICAPELHDSPFARAYKVLEVMPYNVKALKAWVKANGVTVLDIKKRGTAVTPEELRKQLLPSKRDTKPAKTATLVLTRIGEERVAVVVEPVTF; encoded by the coding sequence ATGTCTCACGCACCGCAGGAACAGATCGCACCCTTGCTGACCACTGAAGGATGGGAACTCCTTGCCTCGCTGGGGCCGTACCGCGAGGCCGATGCATTCAGCGTGAACGCGGACCTCCGAAAAGCAGGCCACTCCCCTGAACTCGTGGCGGCGGTACTGACGCAGTCCAGGCTCCGGACGCGCGCCGAGGCCAAGTTCGGCGAGTTCGCCCGTCAGATGCTGTTCACCCAGGCTGGACTCGAGCAGGCAACCCGACTCAACGTGGCGGCCCGGCACGCCGAGCGTTTTGCCAAGGCCGGCATTTCCCACGTAGCCGACCTCGGCTGCGGCCTCGGAGCTGACTCCATGGCCTTGGCCTCGATGGACATTGCCGTGACCGCCGTGGAAATGGACGAAACCACTGCCGCCTGCGCCACGATCAACCTCATGCCCTTCCCGCACGCCACGGTGGTGCATTCGGATGCTACGTCGGTGGACCTGGACGGGATCGACGGCGTGTGGCTGGATCCCGCACGACGCACAACCTCCACGTCCGGGACCAAGAGGATCTGGGATCCGGAAGCCTTCTCTCCCCCGTTGTCGTTCGTTGAAGGCCTGGCCGCGGCCGGCCGTGCAGTGGGAGTCAAGATGGGTCCGGGGATGCCACACGATTCGGTTCCGGCGAACTGTGAAGCGCAGTGGGTCTCCGTAGGCGGCGACGTCACTGAGGTCACCCTGTGGTTCAACGCGGTGGCCCGTCCCGGGGTCCGTCGCGCGGCACTTGTCATCGGCTCGCAGGGCGCTGCCGAGCTCACCAGCGGCGAGGATTTCGACGGCGGCCCGGCAGCCGCCGTCGGGCCTGTTGAAGGGTTCCTCTACGAACCGGACGGTGCGGTCATCCGCGCAGGGCTGGTGGCCGACGTCGCAGAACGCCTTGGCGGGCACCTGGTGGACGAACATATCGCCTACATCTGCGCCCCGGAACTCCATGACTCGCCTTTTGCCCGCGCATACAAGGTGCTGGAAGTGATGCCTTACAACGTGAAGGCGCTCAAAGCCTGGGTCAAAGCGAATGGCGTCACGGTGCTGGACATCAAGAAGCGTGGCACGGCCGTCACTCCCGAAGAACTGCGGAAGCAACTGCTTCCCTCCAAGCGCGACACCAAGCCCGCAAAAACGGCCACCCTGGTCCTCACCAGGATTGGCGAGGAAAGAGTGGCCGTGGTGGTAGAGCCTGTGACCTTCTAG
- the groL gene encoding chaperonin GroEL (60 kDa chaperone family; promotes refolding of misfolded polypeptides especially under stressful conditions; forms two stacked rings of heptamers to form a barrel-shaped 14mer; ends can be capped by GroES; misfolded proteins enter the barrel where they are refolded when GroES binds), whose product MAKQLAFNDAARRSLEAGIDKLANTVKVTLGPRGRNVVLDKKWGAPTITNDGVTIAREVELDDPYENLGAQLAKEVATKTNDVAGDGTTTATVLAQALVKEGLRNVAAGAAPGEIKRGIEVSIEAIAARLLENASEVQGTQVANVAAISAQSDEIGELLAEAFGKVGKDGVITIEESSTTQTELVLTEGMQFDKGYLSPYFVTDAERQEAVLEDALILINQGKISSLQDFLPLLEKALQASKPLFIIAEDIEGEALSTLIVNRIRGTLNVVAVKAPGFGDRRKAMLQDIATLTGAQVVSPDLGLSLDTVGLEVLGTARRITVTKDNTTIVDGAGTEQDVADRVAQLRAELTRTDSDWDREKLQERLAKLAGGIGVIKVGAATEVELKEKKHRIEDAVSSTRAALEEGIVSGGGSALIHALKALDESPAVKALEGDAAAAVGIVRRALVQPLRWIAQNAGFDGFVVVSKVSELEANHGFNAKSGEYEDLIAAGVIDPVKVTRSALRNAASIAALVLTTETLVAEKPAEEEDAHAGHKH is encoded by the coding sequence ATGGCAAAGCAGCTTGCTTTTAACGATGCTGCCCGCCGGTCTCTTGAGGCCGGTATCGACAAGCTCGCCAACACTGTCAAGGTGACGCTTGGCCCGCGCGGCCGCAACGTCGTGCTGGACAAGAAGTGGGGCGCTCCCACGATCACCAACGATGGCGTGACGATCGCCCGCGAAGTTGAGCTTGACGACCCCTACGAGAACCTTGGTGCACAGCTGGCCAAGGAAGTAGCCACCAAGACCAACGACGTCGCTGGCGACGGCACCACCACCGCTACGGTGCTGGCGCAGGCACTGGTCAAGGAAGGCCTGCGCAACGTTGCTGCTGGTGCCGCTCCTGGCGAGATCAAGCGCGGCATCGAGGTTTCCATTGAAGCCATCGCAGCCCGCCTCCTGGAGAACGCAAGCGAAGTGCAAGGCACCCAGGTTGCCAACGTTGCCGCCATCTCCGCACAGAGCGACGAAATTGGCGAACTATTGGCCGAGGCGTTCGGCAAGGTGGGCAAAGATGGCGTCATCACCATCGAAGAATCCTCCACCACCCAGACGGAACTCGTCCTCACCGAAGGCATGCAGTTCGACAAGGGCTACCTTTCCCCGTACTTCGTCACTGACGCGGAACGCCAGGAAGCCGTCCTCGAAGACGCCTTGATCCTGATCAACCAGGGTAAGATCTCTTCGCTGCAGGACTTCCTGCCGCTGCTGGAGAAGGCGCTGCAGGCCTCCAAGCCGCTGTTCATCATCGCCGAAGACATCGAAGGCGAAGCCCTGTCCACGCTGATCGTCAACCGCATCCGCGGCACGCTGAACGTTGTGGCCGTCAAGGCTCCAGGCTTCGGTGACCGCCGCAAGGCCATGCTCCAGGACATTGCGACGCTCACAGGCGCCCAGGTTGTTTCCCCGGACCTTGGACTGTCGCTGGACACTGTTGGCCTCGAGGTACTGGGTACGGCACGCCGCATCACGGTCACCAAGGACAACACCACCATCGTTGATGGCGCCGGAACCGAGCAGGACGTTGCCGACCGCGTGGCCCAGCTGCGTGCCGAGCTCACCCGCACAGACTCCGACTGGGACCGCGAGAAGCTGCAGGAACGTCTTGCCAAGCTGGCTGGCGGCATCGGCGTTATCAAGGTCGGCGCAGCCACCGAGGTTGAGCTGAAGGAAAAGAAGCACCGCATCGAGGACGCCGTTTCCTCCACGCGTGCTGCCCTTGAAGAAGGCATCGTTTCCGGTGGCGGTTCCGCCCTCATCCACGCCCTCAAGGCGCTGGATGAGTCCCCGGCCGTCAAGGCACTGGAAGGTGACGCAGCAGCAGCTGTTGGCATCGTCCGTCGCGCCTTGGTCCAGCCGCTGCGCTGGATCGCCCAGAATGCCGGCTTCGACGGCTTCGTCGTCGTTTCCAAGGTCTCCGAACTCGAAGCCAACCACGGCTTCAACGCCAAGTCCGGCGAGTACGAGGACCTGATCGCCGCTGGCGTGATCGACCCCGTCAAGGTCACGCGTTCCGCACTCCGCAACGCCGCTTCCATCGCTGCCCTGGTTCTCACCACCGAGACCCTGGTTGCTGAAAAGCCGGCCGAGGAAGAAGACGCACACGCAGGCCACAAGCACTAA
- a CDS encoding shikimate 5-dehydrogenase, translated as MPILNKDMSLCISLAARPSNIGTRFHNYLYDLLGLNFVYKAFAPADITLAVAGIRGLPIRGAAVSMPYKEAVIPLVDVMDPSARAIDSVNTIVNDDGVLTAYNTDYIAIARLLKDHKVPNSHTVLLRGAGGMAKAVAAALRDAGFTSVTIVARNETTGRALADLYGFGWQDDVNGSTADLIINVTPLGMAGADERAQSFDDATIAAAKIVFDVVALPSETSLITAARQAGKPVITGAEVIAIQAEEQFVLYTGVRPSADQVREASEFSRR; from the coding sequence ATGCCAATCCTGAACAAAGACATGTCCCTGTGCATTTCGCTTGCGGCCCGGCCCAGCAACATCGGGACCCGGTTCCACAATTATTTGTACGATCTGCTCGGACTGAACTTTGTCTATAAGGCTTTCGCCCCAGCGGACATCACTCTTGCAGTGGCTGGCATCCGCGGCCTCCCCATCAGGGGAGCCGCGGTGTCCATGCCCTATAAGGAAGCTGTCATCCCGCTGGTTGATGTAATGGATCCATCGGCAAGGGCCATCGACTCGGTCAACACGATTGTCAATGACGACGGCGTCCTCACGGCCTACAACACCGACTACATAGCCATTGCCCGCCTGCTGAAGGACCACAAAGTACCCAACAGCCACACGGTGCTGCTGCGTGGAGCAGGAGGAATGGCAAAAGCGGTGGCCGCAGCTCTCCGCGATGCAGGCTTTACGTCCGTGACAATCGTGGCCCGCAACGAAACCACCGGACGTGCGCTCGCGGACCTTTATGGTTTCGGCTGGCAGGACGACGTCAACGGATCAACGGCGGACCTCATCATCAATGTCACGCCGTTGGGGATGGCGGGCGCGGACGAACGGGCACAGTCCTTTGACGACGCAACCATTGCCGCTGCGAAGATAGTGTTCGACGTCGTCGCCCTCCCCTCCGAGACATCGCTCATCACAGCGGCCCGTCAAGCAGGCAAGCCGGTGATCACGGGAGCCGAAGTTATCGCCATCCAGGCGGAGGAACAGTTCGTCCTGTACACGGGTGTCCGCCCGAGTGCTGACCAGGTCCGCGAAGCCTCAGAGTTCTCCCGTCGCTGA
- the groES gene encoding co-chaperone GroES has protein sequence MSVSIKPLEDRIVVRPLEAEQTTASGLVIPDSAQEKPQEGEVVAIGPGRFDDNGNRVPVDVTVGDVVIYSKYGGTEVKTGGNEYLVLSARDVLAIVVK, from the coding sequence GTGTCGGTCTCGATTAAGCCTCTTGAGGATCGTATTGTTGTTCGCCCGCTCGAAGCAGAGCAGACCACGGCTTCCGGCCTGGTAATTCCGGACTCCGCGCAGGAGAAGCCGCAGGAAGGCGAAGTTGTTGCAATCGGCCCCGGCCGCTTCGATGACAACGGCAACCGCGTGCCGGTTGACGTAACTGTTGGCGACGTCGTCATCTACTCCAAGTACGGTGGAACCGAAGTCAAGACCGGCGGCAACGAGTACCTCGTTCTGTCCGCCCGCGACGTCCTTGCGATCGTCGTAAAGTAA